From one Candidatus Zixiibacteriota bacterium genomic stretch:
- the rpmE gene encoding 50S ribosomal protein L31 translates to MKPGIHPDYKEVTITCACGATYATRSTRKVINVEICANCHPFFTGKQKLVDTAGRVERFRRKYAKFQKKD, encoded by the coding sequence GTGAAACCGGGAATTCATCCAGACTACAAAGAAGTCACGATCACCTGTGCGTGCGGCGCGACTTACGCGACCCGTTCCACCCGCAAAGTGATCAATGTCGAAATCTGCGCTAACTGCCATCCGTTTTTCACCGGCAAGCAGAAGCTCGTCGACACGGCCGGTCGCGTTGAGCGGTTCCGCCGGAAATACGCGAAGTTCCAGAAGAAGGACTGA
- a CDS encoding flavodoxin family protein: MTIKLLSLCGSPVQGSSTEILLRETAESLEAALGDGRALESTFVRLNDTTMLPCQACGRAPTPQFCFYDDGMTELYRRLVECDCLLFGSPIYFDSVSAQAKLFIDRCNCIRPADFNHADPEHDFIKLLNRRRPGAMVLVGTDNGWFEGARRCIAGFFKWVEVVNEGLVTYRSPDFTRIGAVKDDPKTMGDARALGNRLARLLIENYDRP; encoded by the coding sequence GTGACGATTAAACTGCTGTCGCTGTGCGGGTCGCCCGTGCAGGGCTCATCGACCGAGATCCTGCTGCGGGAGACGGCGGAATCGTTGGAGGCTGCCCTCGGCGACGGCCGCGCGCTCGAGTCGACTTTCGTCCGGCTCAACGACACAACCATGCTGCCGTGCCAGGCCTGCGGACGGGCCCCCACCCCGCAGTTCTGCTTCTACGATGACGGCATGACCGAGCTGTACCGCCGCCTGGTTGAATGCGACTGCCTGCTGTTCGGCTCGCCGATCTACTTCGACTCCGTGTCGGCCCAGGCTAAGCTGTTTATCGACCGGTGCAACTGCATCCGGCCGGCGGATTTCAACCACGCCGATCCCGAACACGATTTCATCAAGCTGCTGAACCGCAGACGACCCGGGGCAATGGTATTGGTCGGTACCGATAACGGCTGGTTCGAAGGAGCCCGTCGATGTATCGCCGGATTTTTCAAGTGGGTCGAAGTCGTAAACGAGGGACTGGTCACGTACCGATCGCCGGATTTCACCCGGATAGGCGCGGTCAAAGATGACCCCAAAACGATGGGCGACGCCCGGGCGCTGGGCAACCGGCTGGCCCGCCTCCTGATTGAAAACTATGACCGACCATAA
- a CDS encoding ABC-F family ATP-binding cassette domain-containing protein has protein sequence MTLLAAENLRKKFKDQVILDGVSFTIVDTDRIGLVGRNGIGKTTLLEILAGKEGVDAGQVTMSRSCAIDYIEQEKTDYFDYSLFDFVAGARQDLLDQRHELRTLEDYLAANPHDQSALDRHGKLSELFEAGGGFDFENEIKTILTGLGFEPERFGQRIRFFSGGEKNRAGLARLLAGSGNLLLLDEPTNHLDIESTAWLEEYLLKLGKAYVIVSHDRAFLNATVDLVWEIAFAKIERYTGGFNRYLDERHDRRRLAEHHYKHQQQEIARTEEFIRRNMAGQKTKQAQSKLKYLNRIKRLPPPRADQRGPVIKVELSGRSFAHVLSLEDVALGYDGLTVVEDVSLDIYRGEKVALVGRNGSGKSTVLKALIGELEPFAGTIKLGTNVDVAYFDQDLADLDPGQTVIDSLWDLDPSADAYAIRSFLARFGFTGEDAFKAVGSLSGGEKTKLSLARLLYRPANFIILDEPTNHLDIDAREALEKALREYDGSLLVVSHDRYFLSRVANRIAHVNNGYVSVYDCDYEYFRQRLAMAAAPVVEPREKPGKKAYLAFKEESKRRSRHRKRIESTRVSIAAREQELARLEDRLHNDIPAHDWEALQDANRRRHELENMILQLYVDLDALESDSDD, from the coding sequence ATGACGCTGCTCGCCGCCGAAAACCTCCGGAAAAAATTCAAGGACCAGGTCATTCTCGACGGGGTCTCGTTCACGATCGTCGACACCGACCGGATCGGCCTGGTCGGCCGAAACGGCATAGGCAAAACCACGCTGCTCGAAATCCTCGCGGGCAAGGAAGGTGTCGATGCCGGGCAGGTGACGATGTCGCGTTCGTGCGCGATCGATTACATCGAGCAGGAAAAGACCGACTATTTCGATTATTCGTTGTTCGACTTCGTCGCCGGCGCGCGACAGGACCTTCTGGACCAGCGCCACGAGCTCCGCACGCTCGAAGACTATCTCGCGGCAAACCCGCACGACCAGTCGGCGCTGGATCGGCACGGCAAGCTCTCCGAGTTGTTCGAAGCCGGTGGCGGATTCGACTTCGAAAACGAAATCAAGACCATTCTCACCGGTCTCGGCTTTGAGCCGGAGCGGTTCGGCCAGCGCATCCGCTTCTTTTCAGGCGGGGAGAAGAACCGCGCCGGACTGGCCCGCCTGCTGGCCGGCAGCGGCAACCTGCTGTTGCTCGACGAGCCGACCAACCATCTCGATATCGAATCGACCGCGTGGCTCGAGGAGTACCTGCTCAAGCTCGGCAAAGCGTACGTGATCGTATCGCACGACCGCGCTTTCCTGAACGCGACCGTCGACCTTGTCTGGGAGATCGCGTTCGCGAAGATCGAACGATACACGGGCGGTTTCAACCGGTACCTTGACGAGCGGCACGATCGCCGCCGGCTGGCCGAGCACCATTACAAGCACCAGCAGCAGGAAATCGCCCGCACCGAAGAGTTTATCCGCCGGAACATGGCCGGTCAAAAGACCAAGCAGGCGCAATCCAAGCTCAAATATCTGAATCGTATCAAACGGCTTCCGCCGCCGCGCGCTGATCAGCGCGGCCCGGTTATCAAAGTGGAATTGTCAGGACGTTCTTTCGCGCACGTGCTGTCGCTTGAGGATGTCGCGCTCGGATATGACGGCCTGACGGTTGTGGAAGACGTGTCGCTCGATATCTATCGCGGCGAAAAAGTGGCGCTGGTCGGTCGCAACGGCTCCGGCAAGTCGACCGTGCTCAAGGCGCTGATCGGCGAACTGGAACCGTTCGCCGGCACCATCAAACTCGGCACCAATGTCGATGTGGCCTATTTCGATCAGGACCTCGCCGATCTCGATCCCGGGCAGACCGTGATCGACTCGCTGTGGGACCTGGATCCGTCGGCCGACGCCTACGCCATCCGTTCCTTTCTCGCCCGGTTCGGCTTTACGGGCGAAGACGCTTTTAAGGCTGTCGGCAGTTTGTCGGGAGGGGAGAAGACCAAACTCAGCCTCGCGCGCCTGCTCTACCGCCCCGCCAACTTCATCATCCTCGACGAGCCGACCAACCATCTGGATATCGACGCCCGCGAAGCGCTGGAAAAGGCGCTGCGCGAATACGACGGTTCTCTGCTGGTGGTCAGTCACGATCGGTACTTCCTGTCCCGGGTGGCCAATCGCATCGCCCACGTCAACAACGGATATGTATCCGTATACGACTGCGATTACGAGTACTTCAGGCAACGCCTGGCGATGGCCGCCGCGCCCGTAGTCGAGCCCAGAGAAAAACCCGGCAAAAAGGCATACCTCGCATTCAAGGAGGAGTCAAAGCGACGGTCGCGGCACCGCAAGCGGATCGAATCGACACGCGTCTCGATCGCGGCCCGCGAACAGGAACTGGCCCGGCTCGAGGACCGACTCCACAACGACATCCCGGCTCACGACTGGGAGGCGCTGCAGGACGCCAATCGCAGGCGACACGAACTGGAGAATATGATTCTGCAGCTTTATGTCGATCTCGATGCGCTGGAGAGCGACAGTGACGATTAA
- a CDS encoding methyltransferase domain-containing protein, whose translation MTDHNTEQYYRDRAGEYEAIYYRDDPVRQGELAAEAERLRKLAKGRRVLEFACGTGYWTRFISETAVSITAVDLAAEMLAIARRKLYGCPVEFVEADLNHYPATPQAFDLVALGFWFSHHQRENYDRLFRALRTPLARGGTIWVIDNNPPDGDPRTDHTRFDTLGNNYKYRYLNDGRRYEILKNYFTESDLRDILEPHFRILRLTYGRHYWSVELSEKNA comes from the coding sequence ATGACCGACCATAACACGGAACAATATTACCGGGACCGCGCCGGAGAGTACGAAGCCATCTATTACCGCGACGATCCCGTCCGACAAGGCGAACTCGCCGCCGAAGCCGAGCGACTTCGCAAACTCGCGAAAGGCCGCCGCGTACTCGAATTCGCCTGCGGCACCGGTTACTGGACGCGCTTCATTTCGGAAACCGCCGTTTCGATCACCGCAGTCGATCTTGCCGCCGAGATGCTCGCGATCGCCCGCCGGAAGCTGTACGGCTGCCCGGTCGAGTTTGTTGAGGCTGACCTGAATCACTACCCCGCCACTCCGCAGGCGTTCGATCTGGTCGCACTGGGTTTCTGGTTTTCTCATCATCAGCGAGAGAACTACGACCGGTTGTTCAGGGCGCTTCGCACTCCGCTGGCTCGCGGAGGAACAATCTGGGTCATAGACAACAACCCGCCCGATGGCGATCCCCGGACCGACCACACGCGCTTTGACACCCTCGGCAATAACTACAAATACCGGTACCTGAACGACGGTCGGAGATACGAAATTCTGAAGAATTACTTCACCGAGTCCGACCTCCGGGACATCCTTGAACCGCATTTCCGGATCCTGCGTTTGACCTACGGCAGGCATTACTGGTCTGTCGAGCTATCCGAAAAGAACGCGTAA
- a CDS encoding BatA domain-containing protein, which translates to MFGFLNTAVLFAAAAALIPLIIHLFSRRRVKIVEFSSLKHLKAMQRRQVRRLKIRQLLLLLLRMLIILIVVLAFARPTTDRGAVGSHAAVSAVILFDNSVSMDRSVADGNLFELARKRTHQLLETFGQSDQICLIPLTAGGEESQRLLTTVAAVSEQLDRLRIGPGSADIERGLESARRLLERSQNLNREIYVISDRQRSSLPGNEQATPTELPVYLVDLPLEENDNVGILSVDFGGQLIQPGLDFDLQATVRNYGADPSGDRIASLFLNGKRVAQTDFTVDAGAETKVRFTRSVSTTGFHSGWVELSEDRFTPDNRYYFAFNIPRSFNLLILGDDRSAAYFNLALVPDQTLSRFWSVKQASPDDLTGIDFAAYDVILLAGMPTLPDRYVDRLQQFVKRGKSLFAVYGANTDVEYFNRLWSEVTGVSIDQAVSPNPSRAGFYSLGSLDMTHPVFSVFGFEQNKPPEIKFFALPHIRVAGAARTIMRFSGDRPALVETRFGAGRVLTFTGPLSPDYSDMVGQAFFVPFVSRVAEYLASDLSTLDTRLFAGDQITRALPVQSPVNYPLDLIAPDSSQFSLPPEETDGLLVVKPSPTDRAGIYSISLLGQEMDRFAVNIPPPECDLTAADRDQFAAALQSEDFRELSGGADLAGVIASFRYGRELWQMFLWIAVLLVAVEMLLSRGKPSEE; encoded by the coding sequence ATGTTTGGTTTTCTCAACACCGCCGTCCTGTTTGCGGCCGCCGCGGCGCTCATACCGCTGATCATTCACCTATTCTCGCGTCGACGAGTGAAGATTGTCGAGTTTTCCTCCCTGAAACATCTGAAAGCCATGCAGCGACGCCAGGTGCGCCGCCTCAAGATTCGCCAGTTGCTGCTGTTGCTGCTCCGCATGCTGATTATCCTGATTGTCGTACTCGCGTTCGCCCGGCCAACCACCGATCGGGGCGCGGTCGGATCACACGCGGCGGTCTCCGCTGTCATTCTGTTCGACAATTCGGTGTCGATGGATCGCTCCGTCGCCGACGGCAACCTCTTCGAGCTGGCCCGGAAACGTACCCACCAGCTGCTCGAGACGTTCGGGCAGTCCGATCAGATCTGCCTGATTCCGCTCACCGCCGGCGGCGAGGAGTCCCAGCGGTTGCTGACCACGGTCGCGGCCGTCTCCGAGCAGCTGGACCGTCTGCGAATCGGCCCGGGATCCGCGGATATCGAGCGCGGACTGGAAAGCGCCCGTCGGCTGCTCGAACGCTCGCAGAATCTCAACCGTGAGATTTACGTCATTTCCGACCGGCAACGAAGTTCGCTTCCCGGCAACGAGCAGGCCACGCCTACCGAACTGCCCGTTTACCTGGTAGATCTGCCTTTGGAAGAAAACGACAACGTCGGGATCCTCTCCGTTGATTTTGGCGGCCAGCTGATCCAGCCCGGCCTTGATTTTGATCTGCAGGCGACCGTGCGCAATTACGGGGCCGATCCAAGCGGCGACCGGATCGCCTCGCTGTTTCTCAACGGCAAACGAGTCGCACAGACAGACTTCACGGTCGATGCCGGCGCTGAAACCAAAGTGCGGTTCACCCGTTCGGTATCTACCACCGGATTCCACAGCGGGTGGGTGGAGTTGTCCGAGGACCGCTTTACCCCCGACAACCGGTACTACTTCGCCTTCAACATCCCTCGGTCGTTCAACCTGTTGATTCTCGGCGATGACCGGTCCGCTGCCTATTTCAATCTTGCCCTGGTCCCGGATCAGACGCTTTCGCGCTTCTGGTCGGTGAAACAGGCATCGCCCGACGACCTCACCGGTATCGACTTCGCCGCATACGATGTCATTCTACTGGCCGGGATGCCGACATTGCCGGATCGGTATGTCGACCGGCTCCAGCAGTTCGTGAAGCGCGGTAAGTCCTTGTTTGCCGTCTACGGCGCGAATACCGACGTCGAGTACTTCAATCGCCTCTGGTCGGAAGTCACAGGTGTTTCCATCGATCAGGCCGTCAGCCCGAATCCGTCGCGGGCCGGCTTCTATAGCCTCGGTTCGCTGGATATGACACACCCGGTCTTTTCGGTGTTTGGTTTCGAGCAGAACAAACCGCCCGAGATCAAGTTTTTCGCGCTTCCGCACATTCGCGTTGCGGGGGCGGCCCGCACCATTATGCGGTTTTCGGGCGACCGGCCCGCGCTGGTCGAGACACGCTTCGGCGCCGGGCGCGTGCTCACATTCACCGGACCGCTCTCTCCGGACTATTCCGACATGGTGGGACAGGCCTTCTTCGTGCCGTTTGTATCGCGTGTCGCCGAGTATCTCGCCAGTGACCTTTCCACTCTCGACACGCGGCTGTTCGCCGGTGACCAGATCACCCGTGCCCTGCCGGTCCAGTCGCCCGTCAATTATCCGCTCGATCTCATCGCTCCCGACAGCTCTCAGTTCAGCCTGCCGCCCGAGGAAACCGACGGGCTGCTCGTGGTCAAGCCGTCGCCGACCGACCGGGCCGGCATCTACTCGATCTCCCTGCTCGGTCAGGAAATGGACCGCTTCGCGGTTAACATTCCGCCGCCGGAATGCGACCTGACCGCCGCCGATCGTGATCAGTTCGCCGCCGCGCTCCAATCCGAAGATTTCCGCGAGCTCTCCGGCGGAGCCGACCTGGCCGGTGTTATCGCTTCGTTCCGCTACGGTCGGGAACTCTGGCAGATGTTCCTGTGGATCGCCGTCCTGCTTGTCGCCGTGGAAATGCTGCTCTCGCGCGGGAAACCGTCGGAGGAGTAA